AATGTTAATGGAATTTAAGAAAAAGTAACTGAAAGGTTATTTGTGCAGTAATGCTCTGGATCCTAGAAAATGAAAGTTTTGAAAGGGGACCCCCTTGTAAAGCTGTGTTTTAGAAGTACTACATTGTATGCGAAAGTATATTTTGTAATGCATGGTTTACTGTCGGAAATGTGTATTGGTACCCATGTTCAATTGCTTTAATAGGTAATACATGTTGCCCTTCTAGTACAAGTATACTCATCTCACCCAATAAAGCGTGAAGCATAAATGAAGGGACAGGTAACCAATGAGGCTTTCCCATTATAGTTGCAATGGTTTCTCCAAATTCCTTCATTCGTATAGGTAGGGGGGCTGTAATATTAAGAGGACCATCAATTTCTTCTTTGTGTATGATGAAGTCAATCATGCGAACGACATCGTCTATATGAATCCATGATAACCATTGGTTTCCAGATCCAATTGTACCTCCGATATAGAATCGATAGGGAAGTAGCATTTTTGGAAGAGCTCCTCCGTCGGCACCTAATACGACTCCGAATCTTGAGTAGATTGTTCTTATTCCAAGAGAATGTGCTTTAGATGATTCTTGCTCCCATAAAAATACTGTTTCTGCTAAAAAGTCATTTCCTGGAATTTCTTGTTGCTCGGTAAAAGACTCTGTTTCAGATGTTCCGTAGTATCCAATAGCGCTTGCGTTAATAAATGTGTGTGGTTTTGTACCAAGTGCTTGCAATTGTTTAATGAGTCCTTTTGTTGTTTGAATTCTACTGTTTAAAATTGCTGCTTTTTGTTTCTTTGTCCATCTACCATTAATAGACTCTCCAGCTAGATTAATAACTACATCGATAGAA
This genomic interval from Bacillus cereus contains the following:
- a CDS encoding TIGR01777 family oxidoreductase, with protein sequence MKIAISGGSGFIGKYLSSFFIQKGYTVYILTRKKTTKTSHTNLQYVQWTPDLQTFPLSSIDVVINLAGESINGRWTKKQKAAILNSRIQTTKGLIKQLQALGTKPHTFINASAIGYYGTSETESFTEQQEIPGNDFLAETVFLWEQESSKAHSLGIRTIYSRFGVVLGADGGALPKMLLPYRFYIGGTIGSGNQWLSWIHIDDVVRMIDFIIHKEEIDGPLNITAPLPIRMKEFGETIATIMGKPHWLPVPSFMLHALLGEMSILVLEGQHVLPIKAIEHGYQYTFPTVNHALQNILSHTM